The following coding sequences lie in one Monomorium pharaonis isolate MP-MQ-018 chromosome 1, ASM1337386v2, whole genome shotgun sequence genomic window:
- the LOC105827801 gene encoding solute carrier family 66 member 2 isoform X3 has protein sequence MNDTYELNVTNLAGWIASGALIFGAVVPYVPQYKEIKRKEDAEGFSLYVCLTLLIANTLRILFWFGKHYELPLLLQSILMILTMFVMIKLCINVQNRTQIIKSKERVLTAQFVCFADLDARFFWKWTDFKSYLGFMILFTSIGGVITYLFLDIPIFIEIIGFLAVLIEAMLGVPQFLRNSRNKSTVGMSHGGDVDCGRYLQNVLFCFKGYACTVSGVRCCSSHD, from the exons ATGAACGACACGTACGAGCTGAACGTGACAAACCTGGCCGGATGGATCGCGTCCGGTGCATTGATCTTCGGCGCGGTCGTGCCCTATGTGCCGCAGTATAAGGAGATCAAGAGGAAAGAGGATGCCGAAGGGTTCTCCCTCTACGTATGCCTCACCCTCCTGATCGCCAACACCCTCCGCATACTATTTTG gTTTGGCAAACACTATGAGCTTCCACTTTTGTTACAAAGTATACTTATGATTCTGACAATGTTTGTTATGATTAAACTTTGCATTAATGTACAAAACCGAACGCAGATAATTAAGTCAAAAGAGCGTGTACTTACAg CGCAATTTGTATGTTTTGCAGATTTGGATGCCAGATTTTTTTGGAAGTGGACGGACTTCAAGTCCTACTTGGGTTTTATGATTCTGTTTACCAGCATAGGTGGTGtgataacatatttatttctggATATACcgatatttattgaaatcatTGGATTCTTAGCTGTATTGATAGAGGCAATGCTAGGAGTCCCTCAATTTCTTCGTAATTCAAGGAACAAGTCGACTGTAGGGATGAG CCATGGTGGCGATGTGGACTGTGGGAGATATCTTCAAAACGTGCTATTTTGTTTTAAGGGATACGCCTGTACAGTTTCAGGTGTGCGGTGCTGTTCAAGTCACGATTGA
- the LOC105827796 gene encoding neurochondrin homolog, with product MSIPEGVAKCVAILKAVDTDSEKFAALFMVTKLVNAKDCDSAAKRMLFEAIGAKFLRKLLISANVPVDCPPQVYKSVVLSVLSAFCREPELASHPDMVGHIPALLEIVSQADEDAPDDTLIIVSEAYTCLQCIAQHPPGQKALLEQKAVPKMCDIYAEKSFQTDEALNILVMLVNTFGSEAWNPTDTAPFHAIISKIALDFETDHTDRKFELCTILQALLQSCRKEVISANAKDESWPLSIHKGLSDILGSKIGKKQRDPALKLASVMIDLLGAEWAMSDKEKPKIFFLLLIQLASIEVRMQLEDKQLKAVLENADLITACFIVLEVSISYIVTDQLDLEQKEKQSLYTALKGAFAAVIGLLSSVSKMKTLTNVKEKLFVCSVVRVLTAWMAQETSAMRPQLYAVLPYVLTVANDTFYAHRNRKLAEKARCRAKTDEGTSSGEPIVHDPLSEIDILRLMLPALCYLAVEEAARKILLQHKQDEILFECLSYHWTIVHYKKPPVPRSERLKLLQDGNRTEEELDLHILEEMKDSRTAMVSICNVLMNITVLEAKLVEESPTFISLLKFIYNNLPELKQIPENLVLHGHLAVLGLLLMKQQAKRVKKNDFSICRYIQATIRFLWDAYIIDESNDPTELVVAMSYKEHWMELMELWFLGMQTMAGVLQVIPWLSQFTIESGWAEEIIETLKRVKIGGLEPNVKSAFEDLLCHLVKADDSVASVLKKCGALTVCRNHRMMELGKRLFGD from the coding sequence ATGAGTATTCCGGAGGGTGTTGCAAAGTGCGTGGCCATATTAAAGGCAGTGGACACGGACTCGGAAAAGTTTGCTGCGCTGTTCATGGTCACCAAGCTGGTGAACGCCAAGGATTGCGACTCCGCCGCCAAGAGGATGCTTTTCGAGGCGATCGGGGCCAAGTTTCTCAGGAAGCTGCTGATCAGCGCGAACGTCCCCGTGGACTGCCCGCCACAGGTGTACAAATCAGTTGTATTGTCCGTTCTCTCCGCGTTCTGCCGAGAGCCCGAGTTGGCCTCCCATCCCGACATGGTCGGGCACATCCCGGCGCTCCTGGAGATAGTTTCCCAGGCTGATGAAGACGCGCCAGACGACACGCTCATCATCGTCAGCGAGGCTTACACCTGCTTGCAGTGTATCGCGCAACATCCACCCGGGCAGAAGGCGTTACTCGAACAGAAGGCGGTCCCGAAGATGTGCGACATATACGCGGAGAAGAGCTTTCAAACGGATGAAGCCCTGAATATCCTGGTCATGTTGGTCAACACATTCGGGTCGGAAGCCTGGAATCCGACGGACACTGCTCCCTTTCACGCCATAATCAGCAAGATAGCCCTGGACTTCGAAACCGATCATACGGATAGAAAATTCGAGCTGTGCACCATTCTGCAAGCCCTGCTGCAGTCCTGTAGGAAGGAGGTGATATCTGCGAACGCGAAGGACGAATCATGGCCGTTGAGCATTCACAAGGGCCTGAGCGACATTTTGGGATCGAAGATAGGCAAGAAGCAGCGGGATCCGGCTCTGAAGCTCGCGTCCGTAATGATCGATTTGCTCGGCGCGGAATGGGCCATGTCCGACAAGGAAAAACCAAAAATTTTCTTCCTTCTGCTCATTCAACTGGCGTCGATCGAGGTCAGGATGCAGCTGGAGGACAAACAGCTTAAGGCAGTGCTCGAAAACGCCGACCTGATCACGGCTTGTTTCATCGTTCTCGAGGTCTCGATTAGCTACATCGTTACGGATCAGCTAGATTTAGAGCAAAAGGAGAAGCAGTCACTGTATACAGCTCTAAAGGGCGCCTTCGCGGCCGTTATCGGTCTGCTGAGTTCCGTTTCGAAGATGAAAACGCTGACGAATGTGAAAGAGAAGCTGTTTGTTTGCTCGGTCGTCAGGGTACTCACGGCCTGGATGGCACAGGAAACGAGCGCGATGCGCCCTCAGCTTTATGCCGTGTTACCGTACGTGCTGACGGTGGCCAACGATACTTTTTACGCCCATCGAAACCGGAAATTGGCCGAGAAAGCGAGATGCAGAGCTAAAACGGACGAAGGAACGTCGTCCGGAGAACCGATCGTTCACGATCCGTTGAGCGAGATCGACATATTGAGATTAATGTTACCCGCTCTGTGCTATTTGGCTGTGGAAGAGGCCGCGAGAAAGATTCTCCTTCAACACAAGCAGGACGAGATCCTGTTCGAGTGTCTATCTTACCATTGGACAATCGTGCACTATAAGAAGCCGCCGGTGCCGCGATCAGAGCGGCTGAAACTTTTGCAGGACGGCAATCGCACGGAGGAGGAGCTGGATCTGCATATACTCGAGGAGATGAAGGATTCCAGAACCGCGATGGTCTCCATCTGCAACGTTCTGATGAACATCACTGTGCTGGAGGCGAAACTGGTGGAGGAATCGCCGACATTCATATCGCTGCTCAAGTTTATCTACAATAATCTGCCGGAGCTGAAGCAGATCCCAGAGAACTTGGTGCTGCATGGTCACCTGGCGGTCCTAGGCCTTCTGCTGATGAAGCAGCAGGCAAAACGCGTCAAGAAAAACGACTTCTCGATATGCCGCTATATTCAGGCCACCATAAGATTTCTGTGGGACGCATACATCATCGACGAGAGCAACGATCCCACTGAGCTGGTGGTCGCCATGTCTTACAAGGAACATTGGATGGAGCTAATGGAACTCTGGTTTCTGGGGATGCAGACGATGGCTGGCGTGCTACAAGTAATACCCTGGTTGTCGCAGTTCACGATAGAATCCGGTTGGGCAGAGGAGATTATCGAGACGCTGAAACGAGTGAAGATCGGTGGTCTGGAGCCGAACGTCAAGTCCGCCTTCGAGGACCTGCTGTGCCATTTGGTGAAAGCCGACGATAGCGTTGCGTCGGTATTGAAAAAATGCGGCGCGTTGACTGTCTGTCGAAATCATCGTATGATGGAGCTCGGAAAGCGTCTCTTTGGAGATTAG
- the LOC105827801 gene encoding solute carrier family 66 member 2 isoform X1, which produces MNDTYELNVTNLAGWIASGALIFGAVVPYVPQYKEIKRKEDAEGFSLYVCLTLLIANTLRILFWFGKHYELPLLLQSILMILTMFVMIKLCINVQNRTQIIKSKERVLTAQFVCFADLDARFFWKWTDFKSYLGFMILFTSIGGVITYLFLDIPIFIEIIGFLAVLIEAMLGVPQFLRNSRNKSTVGMSIAMVAMWTVGDIFKTCYFVLRDTPVQFQVCGAVQVTIDVAILAQVYLYKTSSAVHTRAPTRSD; this is translated from the exons ATGAACGACACGTACGAGCTGAACGTGACAAACCTGGCCGGATGGATCGCGTCCGGTGCATTGATCTTCGGCGCGGTCGTGCCCTATGTGCCGCAGTATAAGGAGATCAAGAGGAAAGAGGATGCCGAAGGGTTCTCCCTCTACGTATGCCTCACCCTCCTGATCGCCAACACCCTCCGCATACTATTTTG gTTTGGCAAACACTATGAGCTTCCACTTTTGTTACAAAGTATACTTATGATTCTGACAATGTTTGTTATGATTAAACTTTGCATTAATGTACAAAACCGAACGCAGATAATTAAGTCAAAAGAGCGTGTACTTACAg CGCAATTTGTATGTTTTGCAGATTTGGATGCCAGATTTTTTTGGAAGTGGACGGACTTCAAGTCCTACTTGGGTTTTATGATTCTGTTTACCAGCATAGGTGGTGtgataacatatttatttctggATATACcgatatttattgaaatcatTGGATTCTTAGCTGTATTGATAGAGGCAATGCTAGGAGTCCCTCAATTTCTTCGTAATTCAAGGAACAAGTCGACTGTAGGGATGAG TATAGCCATGGTGGCGATGTGGACTGTGGGAGATATCTTCAAAACGTGCTATTTTGTTTTAAGGGATACGCCTGTACAGTTTCAGGTGTGCGGTGCTGTTCAAGTCACGATTGATGTTGCCATATTAGCACAAGTATATCTCTACAAAACCAGTAGTGCTGTACATACTAGAGCTCCAACAAGATCGGATTGA
- the LOC105827798 gene encoding uncharacterized protein LOC105827798 — MTKCMRKEVNLKSSAYNQTGQNYYEQLEAYNSMSSHLRRILKAKSIVDTRNKNCLKRNQRRKVQRADDNRVCLYLEVTDDVIDKLAYDTKHHPMDMLALDLNAKHLDSCNCNLDHQLRVCSSQTRYEETDQMNRRQRSIAKNQRISPTTACLPKRKKFLISNFSCTNESNSTREIPHIVGPSTCFSRQRKCRYEKEFSIPSTTRLDSMMFKSRSQSPRQKITDYRSVCSSVSQCYDFDCDEKSAEEICKFVSQKEEEKKYTKFIYDITKEIMQRGLYTDKELQDVFKKHVNQHKGILNMNKMLYEIYQLKISLNVVDDSDTDEELEDLIHAQKLLSVSKIRPPTPPKTLNENKVMEKLESYQKMMKVERSPKIARKSVLLVDANPKILVTERDVLMSLIEAGVDPKQVEHICKNLRYKSRDDVDFTEAAQIDTETLCCSNLKVEHLKDNNKQLFIETETVTVCDSHVADSIESPEKLEVSSSTSNLVCTQDEAVEPKEKMESETTLEHDKVEPKVIFEHDKEEPEVISKYDKAEPKVTSEHDKTEPEITSEHDKQEPEFTSEYDKSESEVASDHGMES; from the exons atgACAAAATGCATGAGGAAGGAGGTTAATCTAAAGAGCAGCG CTTATAATCAAACGGGACAGAACTATTATGAACAATTGGAGGCGTATAACTCGATGAGCTCGCATCTACGACGGATTTTAAAGGCAAAAAGCATAGTCGatacgagaaataaaaattgcttgAAAAGAAATCAGCGGCGTAAAGTGCAAAGAGCTGATGATAACAGAGTCTGTTTATATCTAGAAGTAACGGACGATGTGATCGACAAATTAGCTTATGATACTAAACATCATCCCATG GATATGTTAGCACTAGATTTAAATGCAAAGCATTTGGATAGTTGCAATTGTAATTTAGATCATCAGCTTAGAGTATGCAGTAGTCAAACACGTTATGAGGAAACCGATCAAATGAATCGACGTCAACGATCAATAGCGAAGAATCAAAGAATATCACCAACAACAGCGTGTTTACCAAAACgtaaaaagtttttgatatcaaattttagTTGTACAAATGAATCAAACTCTACGCGAGAGATCCCTCATATAGTTGGCCCATCAACATGCTTTTCACGACAAAG aAAATGTAGATACGAAAAAGAGTTCTCAATTCCTTCCACAACTAGATTAGATTCAATGATGTTTAAATCGAGATCTCAATCCCCAAGACAGAAAATAACGGATTATCGCTCTGTGTGTTCGAGCGTCTCGCAATGTTATGATTTCGATTGTGATGAGAAGTCTGCAGAAGAAATCTGCAAATTTGTGTCtcaaaaagaagaagaaaagaaatacacTAAATTCATTTACGACATCACTAAAGAAATAATGCAGAGAGGTCTTTATACCGATAAAGAGTTGCAAGACGTATTTAAGAAGCATGTTAATCAACATAAAGGAATATTGAATATG aataaAATGCTATACGAGATCTATCAGTTAAAGATCTCTTTAAACGTAGTGGATGATTCAGACACCGATGAAGAACTGGAAGATTTGATCCatgcacaaaaattattaagcgTATCCAAGATAAGGCCGCCTACACCACCGAAGACTCTGAATGAAAACAAAGTGATGGAAAAACTGGAATCTTATCAGAAAATGATGAAAGTCGAAAGATCTCCAAAAATTGCCAGGAAATCAGTACTGCTGGTTGATGCAAACCCTAAAATACTTGTCACCGAAAGAGATGTACTGATGTCGTTGATAGAAGCAGGTGTAGATCCCAAACAAGTTGAACACATTTGTAAGAATTTGCGCTACAAAAGTAGGGACGACGTCGATTTTACCGAAGCG GCACAAATAGACACGGAAACTTTATGCTGCTCGAATTTGAAAGTGGAGCATTTAAAGGACAACAATAAACAGCTTTTTATTGAAACTGAAACGGTAACGGTCTGTGATTCTCATGTCGCTGATTCAATCGAGTCTCCTGAGAAACTGGAAGTCAGTTCTTCAACATCGAATCTCGTATGCACGCAAGATGAAGCAGTAGAACCGAAAGAAAAGATGGAATCTGAAACCACATTAGAACATGATAAAGTGGAACCTAAAGTCATCTTCGAACATGATAAAGAAGAACCTGAAGTCATATCCAAATACGATAAAGCGGAACCTAAAGTCACATCCGAACACGATAAAACAGAACCTGAAATCACATCCGAACATGATAAACAAGAACCTGAATTCACATCCGAATATGATAAATCGGAATCTGAAGTCGCATCCGATCATGGAATGGAATCGTAA
- the LOC105827801 gene encoding solute carrier family 66 member 2 isoform X2, translated as MNDTYELNVTNLAGWIASGALIFGAVVPYVPQYKEIKRKEDAEGFSLYVCLTLLIANTLRILFWFGKHYELPLLLQSILMILTMFVMIKLCINVQNRTQIIKSKERVLTDLDARFFWKWTDFKSYLGFMILFTSIGGVITYLFLDIPIFIEIIGFLAVLIEAMLGVPQFLRNSRNKSTVGMSIAMVAMWTVGDIFKTCYFVLRDTPVQFQVCGAVQVTIDVAILAQVYLYKTSSAVHTRAPTRSD; from the exons ATGAACGACACGTACGAGCTGAACGTGACAAACCTGGCCGGATGGATCGCGTCCGGTGCATTGATCTTCGGCGCGGTCGTGCCCTATGTGCCGCAGTATAAGGAGATCAAGAGGAAAGAGGATGCCGAAGGGTTCTCCCTCTACGTATGCCTCACCCTCCTGATCGCCAACACCCTCCGCATACTATTTTG gTTTGGCAAACACTATGAGCTTCCACTTTTGTTACAAAGTATACTTATGATTCTGACAATGTTTGTTATGATTAAACTTTGCATTAATGTACAAAACCGAACGCAGATAATTAAGTCAAAAGAGCGTGTACTTACAg ATTTGGATGCCAGATTTTTTTGGAAGTGGACGGACTTCAAGTCCTACTTGGGTTTTATGATTCTGTTTACCAGCATAGGTGGTGtgataacatatttatttctggATATACcgatatttattgaaatcatTGGATTCTTAGCTGTATTGATAGAGGCAATGCTAGGAGTCCCTCAATTTCTTCGTAATTCAAGGAACAAGTCGACTGTAGGGATGAG TATAGCCATGGTGGCGATGTGGACTGTGGGAGATATCTTCAAAACGTGCTATTTTGTTTTAAGGGATACGCCTGTACAGTTTCAGGTGTGCGGTGCTGTTCAAGTCACGATTGATGTTGCCATATTAGCACAAGTATATCTCTACAAAACCAGTAGTGCTGTACATACTAGAGCTCCAACAAGATCGGATTGA
- the LOC105827793 gene encoding N-acylneuraminate-9-phosphatase, translating into MLLLLLTEELTREYGIPEDVSAKITATYLKQFRKCPDNATLTLDAWRTILWNKALGHKYSYLAKKVYERWLYLRYHYMVLAPNTVSMLHQFRKKYLLGLITNGPSNAQWEKIHKLSLQQYFDVILVSGDLPWEKPEAEIFQKACHFLNVRPEECIMVGDKLETDILGGIEAGLYGTVWIPTTDKPRLSGNDPKPDFIIRHVTELLRILERGPNAPELEDCSSNGSDGS; encoded by the exons ATGTTGTTGTTGTTG TTGACTGAGGAGTTGACACGGGAATATGGCATCCCGGAAGATGTATCCGCCAAGATAACGGCCACATATCTGAAGCAATTTAGAAAGTGTCCGGACAATGCGACTCTGACGTTGGATGCTTGGCGTACCATCCTCTGGAACAAAGCACTAGGACACAAGTACTCGTATCTAGCGAAAAAAGTTTATGAGAGATGGCTATATTTAAGATACCATTATATGGTGCTGGCGCCGAATACAGTTTCCATGCTGCATCAATTCAGAAAGAAGTATCTGCTAGGTCTGATCACCAACGGCCCGTCAAACGCTCAGTGGGAGAAGATACACAAACTGTCGCTGCAGCAGTACTTCGATGTTATCCTGGTATCCGGTGATCTGCCATGGGAGAAACCAGAAGCAGAAATATTCCAAAAGGCTTGTCATTTTCTTAACGTGAGACCCGAGGAGTGCATCATGGTCGGCGACAAATTGGAGACCGATATTTTAG GTGGGATCGAGGCTGGTCTGTACGGGACAGTGTGGATACCAACCACAGATAAACCTCGTCTCTCTGGAAACGATCCTAAAccagattttataataagacaCGTAACGGAACTTCTCCGCATATTGGAGAGAGGTCCGAATGCACCGGAACTTGAAGACTGTTCTTCAAATGGATCTGACGGCAGCTAA